From Camelina sativa cultivar DH55 chromosome 7, Cs, whole genome shotgun sequence, one genomic window encodes:
- the LOC104702993 gene encoding B3 domain-containing protein REM12-like, with the protein MMIEEASDHQDNNIEFQRKKKVKQNNPETEADCSCFVAHVTAASLERDALYLPQDFTSSNDLKRKCCKIFLKDGEERSWAMDLRLNKLTDTCYISRGWKHFCDENGKNAGSFFTFKLLENGETPLLSVWPTKSENDRTQGDSNSSQSCEDSTPPNHNRFVTLTLTNDSLKSSRLYLPLPFVRENGMNNPRMVTLLGKDGIRWAANLLRENSGRMSLGKGMKDFSRANGLKIGESFTLELIWENATPVLNLFCKEVKIQNRFVTLTVTHDSLNNNRLNLFQGLPLSFMRENDMNKPGKITLLGNDGTKWIANLLQESRGRMSLGKGWKEFAKANGLEVGVSFTLESIWEDTTPMLGLFSIESTSDKRQQRECCSTASENSSISTKP; encoded by the exons ATGATGATTGAGGAGGCTTCAGATCATCAGGACAACAACATCG agtttcaaagaaagaagaaagtgaagcaGAACAATCCTGAAACAGAAGCAGATTGCTCTTGTTTTGTTGCCCATGTCACAGCTGCAAGTCTAGAAAGAGATGCactg TATCTTCCACAAGATTTTACAAGCTCTaatgatcttaaaagaaaatgctgcaagatttttttaaaagatggagaGGAAAGATCATGGGCGATGGATCTGAGGCTCAACAAATTAACTGATACTTGTTACATAAGCCGAGGTTGGAAACATTTCTGTGACGAAAACGGCAAAAATGCAGGAAGCTTTTTCACGTTCAAGCTATTGGAAAACGGGGAAACGCCTTTGCTCAGTGTTTGGCCTACAAAATCTGAGAATGATAGAACACAAGGAGACAGTAACAGTAGTCAAAGTTGTGAAGATTCGACTCCACCAAACCATAACAGATTTGTGACTTTAACACTTACAAATGACAGCCTTAAAAGCAGTAGACTG TACCTTCCATTGCCATTTGTGAGGGAAAATGGCATGAACAACCCAAGGATGGTAACTTTGTTGGGAAAAGATGGTATAAGGTGGGCGGCAAACCTTCTACGGGAAAACTCAGGAAGAATGAGTTTGGGAAAAGGCATGAAAGATTTCTCTAGAGCAAACGGATTGAAGATAGGTGAATCCTTCACACTGGAGTTAATATGGGAAAATGCAACTCCTGTACTCAATTTGTTCTGTAAGGAAGTAAAAATCCAGAACCGATTTGTGACACTAACAGTTACACATGACAGCCTTAACAACAATAGACTG AATCTTTTCCAGGGCCTTCCATTGTCATTCATGAGAGAAAATGATATGAACAAACCAGGGAAAATAACTTTATTGGGAAACGATGGTACAAAGTGGATTGCAAATCTTCTACAAGAAAGCAGAGGGAGAATGAGTTTAGGAAAGGGCTGGAAAGAGTTTGCAAAAGCAAACGGCTTAGAGGTTGGTGTATCTTTCACGTTGGAGTCGATTTGGGAAGATACAACTCCTATGCTCGGTTTGTTCAGTATAGAGTCCACAAGTGATAAGAGGCAGCAAAGAGAGTGTTGTTCAACTGCTAGCGAGAATAGCTCTATTTCAACAAAACCTTAG
- the LOC104705021 gene encoding uncharacterized protein LOC104705021, with protein MAESAETSALRRNSKDVAWEYGMLCNPKNPDKVKCKLCGKEFSGGAYRMKEHIAKIQGNVSACPLSSKEDQEKCKTAIDEAKKKRKNKMMSDVDLRNSVKICDDGEEDVELGEMGTKKKPRTLGPMDKFASDINPRLSSIPTKQQNISDALWKDRLHKVHQYVARWVYVAGVSFNSTGIDEFKLMLEAAGQFGPGVTPPSQYLLREPLLKEEVGRVKGLLKTQEEEWKENGCSGMTDAWSDRKRRSIMNLCINCRGGTMFRSSRECSEDAHTGQFIFEFVKGCIEDVGVENVVQVVTDNAPNNMAAAKILKEKLPSIFWTSCAAHTVNLMLESIGKLHNFKTVIDRAKGFTIFVYAHHKTLAMMRKFTQNKDIVRPRVTRFASCFLTLQSLMDKQDKLEAMFISTDWKRCKWAKHPKGVEAYKTVRIDGDKKPTMGYLHGELTQAKVEVRGGLNNVEKNIQPIMNIIDQRIKGRHDNPLHLSAYFLNPYYFYKDSTIPLKDNCNVINAEITKYKKKEDNFGTLWAIKGCEDNKDDYDPVEWWSTYGTSVPNLQRMAKRILSLTTSSSGCERSWSSFEGIHTKKRNRLDTSRLNNLVFVQFNTRIMNKRKKVQKEKNIDILVADHAIYAQEWIIEGENGEEDLDVDLGLGSGERAGKRAGEGARETSMAGNVGDVRELDDEVVISDDEDEEHVDIDFESDGDEVQDIYGV; from the exons ATGGCTGAATCTGCAGAAACATCAGCTTtaagaagaaattcaaaagatgTTGCTTGGGAATATGGGATGTTGTGTAATCCTAAAAATCCTGATAAGGTGAAGTGTAAGTTATGCGGGAAAGAATTTTCAGGTGGGGCATATAGGATGAAAGAGCACATTGCAAAGATTCAAGGAAATGTTTCTGCTTGTCCATTATCATCAAAAGAGGATCAAGAAAAGTGTAAAACTGCTATTgatgaagcaaagaagaaaagaaaaaacaaaatgatgtcAGATGTTGACTTGAGAAATTCTGTAAAAATATGTGATGATGGGGAAGAGGATGTTGAACTTGGAGAGATGGGAACAAAAAAGAAGCCACGAACACTTGGTCCAATGGACAAGTTTGCATCAGATATTAACCCACGACTTTCTTCCATTCcaacaaagcaacaaaatatAAGTGATGCGCTTTGGAAAGATAGACTTCATAAAGTTCATCAATATGTTGCAAGATGGGTTTATGTAGCTGGTGTCTCTTTTAATTCTACAGGAATTGATGAGTTTAAGTTGATGCTTGAAGCTGCAGGACAATTTGGTCCAGGAGTTACACCACCAAGTCAATACCTCTTACGTGAGCCTTTATTGAAAGAAGAAGTTGGTAGAGTGAAAGGTTTGTTAAAGACCCAAGAAGAAGAGTGGAAGGAGAATGGTTGTTCAGGAATGACTGATGCTTGGTCtgatagaaaaagaagaagtattATGAATTTGTGCATCAATTGTAGAGGAGGAACTATGTTTCGCTCTTCTAGGGAGTGTTCCGAGGATGCTCATACAGGTCAATTTATTTTCGAGTTTGTTAAAGGATGCATTGAGGATGTTGGGGTAGAGAATGTGGTTCAAGTGGTAACCGACAACGCACCAAACAATATGGCTGCAGCTAAGATCTTAAAAGAGAAATTACCAAGCATTTTTTGGACATCATGTGCTGCTCATACAGTGAACTTAATGCTAGAGAGCATTGGGAAACTCCACAACTTTAAGACGGTCATTGACAGAGCTAAAGGTTTCACCATCTTTGTTTATGCTCACCATAAGACTTTGGCAATGATGAGGAAATTCacacaaaataaagatattgtGAGACCGAGAGTCACTAGATTTGCGTCATGCTTCTTAACACTACAAAGTTTAATGGATAAACAAGATAAGTTAGAAGCCATGTTTATTAGTACTGATTGGAAAAGGTGTAAATGGGCAAAGCATCCTAAAGGAGTAGAAGCCTATAAAACAGTGAGAA TTGATGGGGACAAGAAGCCGACGATGGGTTACTTGCATGGGGAGTTAACACAAGCAAAAGTTGAGGTGCGTGGTGGGTTGaacaatgttgaaaaaaacaTACAACCAATCATGAATATCATTGACCAAAGGATAAAGGGTCGGCATGACAATCCTCTGCATTTGAGTGCTTATTTTTTGAATCCTTACTACTTCTACAAGGATTCAACCATCCCATTAAAGGATAAT TGCAATGTCATCAATGCTGAAATTACTAagtacaaaaagaaagaagataacttTGGGACACTATGGGCCATCAAAGGTTGTGAAGATAACAAAGATGATTATGATCCAG TTGAATGGTGGAGTACTTATGGAACTTCAGTTCCTAACTTACAAAGAATGGCTAAGAGGATATTGTCTTTAACGACTAGTTCATCGGGATGTGAAAGGAGTTGGAGCTCATTTGAAGGG ATACACACAAAGAAGCGGAATCGGCTTGATACAAGTCGCTTGAATAATCTTGTTTTTGTCCAGTTCAATACTAGAAttatgaacaaaagaaaaaaggtacAAAAGGAGAAGAATATTGATATATTAGTTGCTGATCACGCTATTTATGCTCAAGAATGGATTATTGAGGGTGAAAATGGAGAAGAGGACTTGGATGTGGATTTAGGACTTGGCAGTGGCGAGAGAGCTGGAAAGAGAGCTGGAGAGGGAGCTAGAGAGACATCAATGGCGGGTAATGTGGGTGATGTTAGAGAATTGGATGATGAAGTTGTCatttctgatgatgaagatgaagaacatgTTGATATTGACTTCGAATCAGATGGAGATGAAGTTCAAGATATATACGGAGTATAA
- the LOC104702992 gene encoding defensin-like protein 87 encodes MTTKKNLFLLMVVALILTPMVAGQLQATCRIAGMCKGQKACDERCAALGTQRGGVCTKFLGDLYCCCWDLPFSSPPNN; translated from the exons ATGACAACCaagaaaaatttatttcttttaatggTCGTTGCCCTGATCCTTACGCCCATGGTTGCAG GTCAACTTCAGGCTACATGTCGTATTGCGGGGATGTGTAAAGGCCAAAAGGCATGCGATGAAAGATGTGCAGCCTTGGGTACCCAGAGAGGAGGTGTTTGTACAAAATTCTTAGGTGATTTGTATTGTTGCTGCTGGGATCTTCCCTTCTCCAGTCCTCCTAATAACTAA
- the LOC104702994 gene encoding B3 domain-containing protein REM-like 2, whose product MLRVSACDVRQLPSPTNSDHNKTVNTSKKHQRPTEEGGDVQENAVLVRAKRGRKTKSIPEESWDNSSFFAFVTASNLEADALYLPQDFTSSSGLPKFFCKVVLTDGRGNSWELELRYDKSSNSFYMSRGWRHFCDELGKKVGSVFTFELMKEWGTPFLSFSPSKATLCYETSENLDHFVTLNLSYDSLKNCRLYLPSGNMRRNGLDESRLVTLLGKDGTRTIANLVRETSGRNFGRLSLGKAWREFALANNLEVGENFTLECIWENATPILRLSDTKPRRYIKRGPKPKFSGFCKKVSASSAAKDGKEREKGKNIEEPINEASLIENHLLVILPLLHEDVKAYTLFLPSQFMKANGIDILFGKILLLGRKESEWCGCLLSRDGNVSVGYGWRNFCEANGVKIGDSFSLEFKHNVDNIPVLQFRPKLRSGE is encoded by the exons ATGCTTCGTGTAAGCGCTTGCGACGTCCGACAACTACCCAGCCCCACAAACAGTGATCATAATAAGACtg TTAACACCTCGAAGAAGCATCAGCGTCCGACAGAGGAAGGTGGTGATGTTCAGGAAAACGCAG TGCTTGTGAGAGCGAAAAGAGGGAGGAAGACGAAATCGATACCCGAAGAAAGTTGGGACAACTCCTCTTTTTTTGCCTTTGTCACGGCTTCCAATTTGGAAGCAGATGCTCTG taTCTTCCACAAGATTTCACAAGCTCTAGTGGTCTACCAAAATTTTTTTGCAAGGTTGTTTTAACTGATGGTAGGGGTAACTCATGGGAACTGGAACTGAGGTACGACAAATCCTCTAATAGCTTTTACATGAGCAGAGGTTGGAGACATTTCTGTGATGAACTGGGCAAAAAGGTAGGAAGTGTGTTTACCTTCGAACTAATGAAAGAGTGGGGAACGCCTTTTCTCAGCTTCTCCCCTTCCAAAGCTACTCTCTGTTATGAAACTTCAGAAAACCTGGACCATTTTGTGACATTAAATCTCTCATATGACAGTCTCAAAAACTGCAGATTG taTCTTCCATCGGGAAACATGAGAAGAAATGGCTTGGACGAATCAAGGCTGGTAACACTACTGGGAAAAGATGGTACAAGGACGATCGCAAATCTTGTACGGGAAACCTCAGGAAGAAACTTTGGGAGACTGAGTTTGGGGAAAGCTTGGAGGGAATTTGCTCTAGCAAATAATTTGGAGGTTGGTGAAAACTTTACACTGGAGTGCATCTGGGAAAATGCAACTCCTATCCTCAGGTTGTCCGATACAAAGCCTAGAAGATACATAAAAAGGGGACCCAAACCGAAATTTTCAGGATTTTGCAAGAAAGTGTCTGCTTCCAGTGCAGCTAAGGATGGAAAAGAACGTGAGAAAGGCAAGAACATAGAGGAGCCGATCAATGAAGCATCACTAATCGAAAACCACCTACTAGTGATATTACCACTTCTTCATGAAGATGTCAAAGCATATACGCTG TTTCTTCCAAGTCAATTCATGAAAGCTAATGGCATCGACATACTTTTCGGAAAGATACTTTTGTTGGGTAGAAAAGAATCTGAGTGGTGTGGATGTCTATTGTCAAGAGATGGAAACGTATCTGTAGGATATGGTTGGAGAAACTTCTGTGAAGCTAATGGAGTGAAGATAGGAGACTCGTTCTCTTTAGAATTCAAGCACAACGTTGACAATATCCCGGTACTTCAATTTCGTCCCAAACTCCGATCCGGGGAATAA